In the Candidatus Leptovillus gracilis genome, one interval contains:
- a CDS encoding ATP-binding protein has product MNVTAVLAPYADSQSHLLAGLSVLDWRVQWAIARARANGLQPDDEFRGLYISDDHADALLSQGIGGHIWANGSGRSMPTALDFPAALDQARHEWQARAQASRADNIPLRLNHLAAAFGLTPIEVDALLIALAPEIDPRYERLYAYLQDDVTRKRPTIDLALNLLTTSFREKLQQRQLFAENGRLLAHHLLICFHDGPNSAAARLAHFLRPAPSVVEFLLDDDTLDPQLTPAAALIAAAPTHPPQRVPADLLRHLQQAASHTPLFLFTGRPGTGKQEAAHHLAHAANQPLLTFDFAALAQTDLAADEGLRLALRDGRLHQAMLYLTGWEGLLTDDGRLPARLFSQLLVYPHTIVLAGELNWQADGERERPLFPVVFPLPDYGRRLDLWRAQLGDGLPPEAIASQFRFTPGQIEAAAAAARDLARWRGEPLSESDLFAAARAHSNQRLAALAVKIRPRYTWDDIILPADTLAQLHEMVSTVRQRPTVYGAWGFDRKLALGKGLNALFAGESGTGKTMAADVMAGALGLDLYKIDLSALVSKYIGETEKNLDRIFTEAATSNAILFFDEADAIFGKRSEVKDSHDRYANIEISYLLQRMEAYDGVVILATNLRANLDDAFTRRLHFAIEFPFPQPADRERIWRVNVPPETPMGDDVDWPLLAERFELAGGSIRNIILAAAFLAAEENAAATATAVHLRHLLHAARREYQKMGRLIEERLFERNP; this is encoded by the coding sequence CGACCACGCCGACGCGCTGCTGAGCCAGGGCATTGGCGGCCATATTTGGGCCAATGGCAGCGGCCGTTCCATGCCCACTGCCCTCGATTTCCCCGCCGCCCTGGATCAGGCCCGCCACGAATGGCAGGCTCGCGCCCAGGCCAGCCGGGCCGACAACATCCCCCTCCGCCTGAACCATCTGGCCGCCGCCTTTGGCCTGACGCCAATTGAAGTTGACGCCCTGCTCATCGCCCTGGCCCCGGAGATTGACCCCCGCTACGAACGCCTCTATGCCTATCTGCAAGACGACGTGACCCGCAAACGGCCGACGATTGACCTGGCCCTCAACCTGCTCACCACCAGCTTTCGTGAAAAATTACAGCAGCGGCAGTTATTTGCCGAGAACGGCCGTCTGCTTGCCCACCACCTCCTCATCTGCTTCCATGATGGCCCCAACAGCGCCGCTGCCCGGCTGGCCCACTTCCTGCGCCCTGCTCCCAGCGTCGTCGAATTTTTGCTCGATGACGACACGCTCGACCCCCAACTCACCCCCGCCGCCGCCCTGATCGCTGCCGCACCCACCCATCCGCCACAGCGCGTCCCAGCCGATTTACTCCGTCACCTGCAGCAGGCCGCCAGCCACACGCCGCTCTTTCTCTTCACCGGCCGCCCCGGAACCGGCAAACAAGAAGCCGCCCACCACCTGGCCCATGCCGCCAACCAACCCTTGCTCACCTTTGATTTCGCCGCCCTGGCCCAAACCGACCTGGCCGCCGACGAAGGACTGCGGCTTGCCTTGCGCGACGGCCGTCTCCATCAGGCCATGCTCTATCTCACTGGCTGGGAAGGGCTGCTGACCGATGACGGCCGTTTGCCCGCCAGACTCTTCAGCCAACTGCTCGTCTATCCGCACACCATTGTCCTGGCCGGGGAGCTGAATTGGCAGGCGGATGGGGAGAGGGAACGGCCGTTGTTCCCCGTCGTTTTTCCCTTGCCCGATTACGGCCGTCGTCTGGACCTCTGGCGTGCCCAACTGGGCGATGGGCTGCCGCCTGAGGCCATTGCCAGCCAGTTCCGCTTTACCCCCGGCCAGATTGAAGCCGCCGCCGCCGCCGCCCGCGACCTGGCCCGCTGGCGCGGCGAGCCATTGAGCGAAAGCGACCTCTTCGCCGCCGCCCGCGCCCACTCCAACCAAAGGTTGGCCGCGCTGGCCGTCAAAATTCGCCCGCGCTACACCTGGGACGACATCATCCTGCCCGCCGATACGCTGGCCCAACTACACGAGATGGTCAGCACCGTGCGCCAGCGCCCCACCGTTTACGGCGCCTGGGGCTTCGACCGCAAGCTCGCCCTGGGCAAAGGTCTCAACGCCCTGTTTGCCGGCGAATCGGGCACAGGCAAAACGATGGCCGCCGATGTGATGGCCGGCGCGCTGGGGCTGGACCTGTACAAAATTGACCTCTCGGCCCTGGTAAGCAAATACATCGGCGAAACGGAGAAAAATCTGGACCGCATCTTCACCGAGGCGGCTACCAGCAACGCCATCCTCTTTTTTGACGAGGCCGACGCCATTTTTGGCAAACGTTCAGAGGTAAAAGACAGCCACGACCGCTACGCCAACATCGAAATCAGCTATCTATTGCAGCGCATGGAGGCGTATGACGGCGTGGTCATTCTGGCGACCAACTTGCGCGCCAACCTGGACGACGCTTTCACCCGCCGCCTGCACTTTGCCATCGAATTTCCCTTCCCGCAGCCGGCCGACCGCGAGCGCATCTGGCGGGTCAATGTGCCGCCGGAAACGCCGATGGGCGACGATGTGGATTGGCCGCTGCTGGCCGAACGCTTTGAACTGGCCGGTGGCTCCATCCGCAACATCATCCTGGCCGCTGCCTTCCTGGCCGCCGAGGAAAACGCCGCCGCCACGGCCACGGCCGTCCATCTGCGCCACCTGCTCCACGCCGCCCGCCGCGAATACCAGAAGATGGGGCGGTTGATTGAGGAACGGTTGTTTGAACGTAATCCGTAA
- a CDS encoding DUF4157 domain-containing protein has protein sequence MPAEYQLDDKKNVNRPERKTAVPAKTADPLTLDQINNRLDSGTVTQMQQTLGNTAVQRVLAQRSGAGEVDEETAASIQQQRGSGGSLDSGMAQKAGQTMGQDFADVTIHTDAQADHLSRQLGAEAFTTGSDVFFREGAYDPASSDGQRLIAHELTHVVQQGAAAPTVQGKLSVNDPDDQFETQADSVADLVMNQPAEEEEELQLQEVEEEEELEL, from the coding sequence ATGCCCGCCGAATATCAGCTAGACGACAAGAAAAACGTAAACCGGCCAGAACGGAAAACGGCCGTTCCCGCCAAAACCGCCGACCCATTGACGCTCGATCAGATAAACAACCGGCTGGACAGTGGAACCGTCACCCAGATGCAGCAGACGTTGGGCAATACGGCCGTGCAGCGCGTCCTGGCCCAGCGCAGCGGCGCGGGCGAGGTGGATGAGGAAACGGCCGCATCCATTCAGCAACAGCGCGGCAGCGGCGGCAGTCTGGATTCCGGCATGGCGCAAAAAGCAGGGCAGACGATGGGGCAAGACTTCGCCGATGTCACCATCCACACCGACGCCCAGGCCGACCACCTGAGCCGCCAACTGGGGGCCGAAGCCTTCACCACCGGCAGCGATGTCTTCTTCCGCGAGGGGGCCTATGACCCGGCTTCCAGCGATGGGCAGCGCCTCATCGCACATGAACTGACCCACGTTGTACAGCAAGGGGCGGCCGCGCCCACCGTCCAGGGCAAACTCAGCGTCAACGACCCCGACGACCAATTTGAAACGCAAGCCGACTCTGTCGCCGACCTGGTAATGAACCAGCCGGCCGAAGAGGAAGAAGAGCTGCAACTGCAAGAAGTCGAAGAAGAAGAAGAGCTTGAATTGTGA
- a CDS encoding DUF4255 domain-containing protein: MITDLDQTIKRLLIEELPVKNGEIDVKFDQPTREWSAKLAKPTINFFLYDVRENNLLRQHQWQAVNGSGRPADPAARKRTPFRVDCTYMLTTWATDPGDEHRLLTRCLLALFRHPILPEENLVGSLQNPTFEIQARLAAHDKLTNPAEVWSALDNELRPSISYTITLALDPWSEVTGPVVHSLTMRLGQSENPRRQEMERETAVSTTFIGGALTKGKEPLGDVAVALQDTGFMGRTDRNGRYRFHGVPAGSYTLLIWTGKGKPQEKPITVPAGNYNVEL, from the coding sequence ATGATTACCGATTTAGACCAAACCATCAAACGCCTCCTCATTGAGGAGCTGCCGGTTAAAAACGGCGAAATTGACGTGAAATTCGACCAGCCGACGCGCGAGTGGAGCGCGAAGCTGGCGAAGCCGACAATCAATTTTTTCCTCTACGACGTGCGCGAGAACAACCTGCTGCGCCAGCACCAATGGCAGGCGGTTAATGGTAGCGGCCGTCCTGCCGACCCCGCCGCCCGCAAGCGCACCCCCTTCCGGGTGGACTGCACCTACATGCTCACCACCTGGGCCACTGACCCCGGCGACGAACACCGGCTGCTCACTCGCTGCTTGCTGGCCCTGTTCCGCCACCCCATCTTGCCGGAAGAAAACCTGGTGGGCAGCCTGCAAAACCCGACCTTTGAAATTCAGGCCCGTTTGGCCGCCCACGACAAGCTGACTAACCCGGCCGAAGTGTGGAGCGCGCTGGACAATGAGCTGCGGCCGTCTATCTCTTACACCATCACCCTGGCGCTGGACCCCTGGAGCGAAGTCACGGGACCGGTTGTCCATTCGCTGACCATGCGCCTGGGACAATCCGAGAATCCGCGCCGCCAGGAGATGGAGAGGGAAACGGCCGTTTCCACCACCTTCATTGGCGGCGCGCTGACCAAGGGCAAAGAGCCGCTCGGCGACGTGGCCGTCGCCCTGCAAGACACCGGCTTTATGGGGCGCACGGATAGGAACGGCCGTTATCGCTTCCACGGCGTCCCGGCCGGCAGCTATACCCTGCTCATCTGGACCGGCAAAGGCAAGCCGCAAGAAAAGCCCATCACCGTCCCCGCCGGCAACTATAACGTGGAACTGTGA
- a CDS encoding phage tail sheath family protein, which yields MAVSYASPGVYVEEVDRGAKPIQAVGTSTAAFVGITAEASRKALDPATGERVPVESRVNIATLVTNWTQFSDIFGGFVQGAYLPDAVYGYFANGGGPCYVLSLRALNEAAAEKASSPRSRPAPKKKEEGEEGDSAPPPPPPPTFGPLTAADFIGDVAQRTGINGLEALDDVSLVLCPDLMAGYDGSNAAKELVKQVQTALIAHCENLKYRFAILDTPPGLNAQQAKEWRNYINFDSSYAALYYPWVEVADLSDSPQTSKFVPPSGHVVGIYNRADSERGVHKAPANEVVLGATNLEINLTKGEQDTLNPIGVNCIRAFPGRGIRVWGARTLTSDGSWRYINVRRLFIMVGASLEANMGWVVFEPNDSTLWAKVTRDVTSFLRLVWRSGALFGSTPEQAFYVKCDEELNPTEVRDLGQLIIEIGLAPVKPAEFVIFRLSQWAGANAEA from the coding sequence ATGGCAGTCAGTTACGCATCTCCCGGCGTCTACGTTGAAGAAGTTGATCGGGGCGCCAAACCGATTCAAGCGGTGGGAACCTCCACCGCCGCATTTGTCGGCATCACCGCCGAGGCCAGCCGCAAGGCGCTGGACCCGGCCACCGGCGAGCGCGTGCCCGTCGAGTCGCGCGTTAATATCGCCACCCTCGTCACCAATTGGACGCAGTTCAGCGATATTTTCGGCGGTTTTGTCCAGGGCGCGTATTTGCCTGACGCCGTGTATGGTTACTTCGCCAATGGCGGTGGGCCGTGCTACGTCCTCAGCCTGCGCGCCCTGAATGAGGCAGCCGCCGAAAAAGCGTCATCTCCCCGCTCGCGGCCCGCGCCCAAGAAGAAGGAAGAAGGCGAGGAAGGGGACAGCGCCCCGCCCCCGCCGCCCCCGCCGACGTTTGGGCCGTTAACGGCCGCAGACTTCATCGGTGATGTGGCCCAACGTACCGGCATCAACGGCCTGGAAGCCCTGGACGATGTTAGCCTCGTCCTCTGCCCCGACTTGATGGCCGGCTACGATGGCTCCAACGCCGCCAAAGAGCTGGTCAAGCAGGTGCAAACGGCCCTCATCGCCCACTGCGAAAACCTCAAATACCGCTTCGCCATCCTGGACACCCCGCCCGGTCTCAACGCCCAGCAGGCCAAAGAGTGGCGCAACTACATCAACTTCGATTCCTCCTACGCCGCCCTCTATTATCCCTGGGTGGAAGTGGCCGACCTCAGCGACAGCCCGCAGACCAGCAAATTTGTGCCCCCCAGCGGCCACGTCGTCGGCATTTACAACCGCGCCGACAGCGAGCGCGGCGTCCACAAAGCCCCGGCCAACGAAGTGGTCCTGGGCGCGACCAACCTGGAAATCAACCTGACCAAAGGTGAGCAGGACACGCTGAACCCTATCGGCGTCAACTGCATCCGCGCCTTCCCCGGCCGGGGCATCCGCGTTTGGGGCGCGCGCACCCTTACCAGTGATGGCTCCTGGCGCTACATCAACGTGCGCCGTCTCTTCATCATGGTTGGCGCGTCGCTGGAAGCCAATATGGGCTGGGTGGTCTTTGAACCCAACGACAGCACCCTCTGGGCCAAAGTGACCCGCGACGTGACCTCCTTCTTGCGCCTGGTGTGGCGCAGCGGGGCGCTGTTTGGCTCCACGCCGGAACAGGCCTTCTATGTTAAATGTGATGAGGAGTTGAACCCGACCGAAGTGCGCGACCTGGGCCAATTGATCATCGAAATTGGTTTAGCTCCCGTCAAACCGGCCGAATTCGTCATCTTCCGCCTCAGCCAATGGGCCGGCGCGAACGCCGAAGCGTAA
- a CDS encoding phage tail protein — MAERTDPLVGFHFGVDIQGVVTGYFTECSGLGSEHEAIEHKVVTEKGQEVVLKLPGRLKWENIVLKRGITASMDIWDWRKQVEDGDVEGARRDGSIVMFDQKLSEVARWNFERAWPLKVTGPQPKADSNEIGIEELTIAHEYIARVK; from the coding sequence ATGGCAGAACGTACTGATCCGCTTGTTGGTTTTCATTTTGGGGTAGACATTCAGGGTGTTGTCACCGGTTACTTTACCGAATGTTCTGGGCTGGGGTCCGAGCATGAGGCGATTGAGCATAAGGTGGTGACGGAGAAAGGGCAGGAAGTGGTGCTAAAGCTGCCCGGCCGCTTGAAGTGGGAAAATATCGTCTTAAAGCGGGGCATCACCGCCAGTATGGATATTTGGGATTGGCGCAAGCAGGTGGAAGATGGCGATGTGGAGGGCGCGCGGCGCGATGGCTCCATCGTCATGTTCGACCAGAAGTTGAGCGAGGTGGCCCGTTGGAATTTCGAGCGCGCCTGGCCGCTGAAAGTGACCGGCCCGCAGCCCAAAGCCGACAGCAACGAAATCGGCATCGAAGAATTGACCATCGCCCATGAGTACATCGCACGGGTGAAATAA
- a CDS encoding phage tail assembly protein, with protein MQLEFEFTLPRGYLDEAGQLHRHGRMRLSTALDEIEPLRDPRVQANRAYLPVLLLSRVVVALGSVTAVTPAIIERLFTADLSYLEDLYLRLNSSEGILIGATCPACSASFNLQVAPLSG; from the coding sequence ATGCAACTTGAATTTGAGTTCACGCTTCCAAGAGGTTATCTGGATGAGGCGGGGCAGCTTCACCGGCACGGCCGTATGCGTCTGTCTACCGCTCTGGATGAGATTGAGCCGCTGCGCGACCCGCGAGTGCAGGCCAACCGGGCCTATTTGCCGGTGCTGTTGTTGAGCCGGGTGGTGGTGGCGTTGGGGTCGGTAACGGCCGTTACCCCCGCCATCATCGAACGCCTCTTCACCGCCGACCTGTCCTACCTGGAAGACCTCTACCTGCGCCTGAACAGCAGCGAAGGCATCCTGATCGGCGCGACTTGCCCGGCGTGCAGCGCCTCGTTCAACTTACAAGTTGCGCCGCTGAGTGGGTGA
- a CDS encoding phage tail protein — protein sequence MRDTTHAVFRFVVDVDGTPYGAFTECTLPTIEWEIEEVKEGGLNTFTHQLPGRRKGAKITLKNGVGASELVDWYMETMSEQFSRRPLTISLLDSQKNPIISWHAADAYPVKWTGPQLKSSENSVAIQTLELACGEITVST from the coding sequence ATGCGCGATACAACCCATGCAGTTTTTCGCTTTGTGGTAGACGTAGACGGCACGCCCTATGGCGCGTTCACTGAATGCACCCTGCCGACAATTGAATGGGAAATTGAGGAGGTGAAAGAAGGCGGTTTGAACACTTTCACCCATCAGCTTCCTGGGCGGCGCAAAGGGGCAAAAATTACGCTAAAGAACGGCGTGGGAGCCAGCGAGCTGGTGGACTGGTACATGGAGACGATGAGCGAGCAGTTTAGCCGACGGCCGTTAACCATCTCCCTGCTCGACAGCCAGAAAAACCCGATCATCTCCTGGCACGCCGCCGACGCCTACCCGGTAAAATGGACCGGCCCGCAGTTGAAAAGCAGCGAGAACAGCGTCGCTATCCAGACATTGGAATTGGCCTGTGGCGAGATCACGGTGAGTACGTAG
- a CDS encoding LysM peptidoglycan-binding domain-containing protein has product MANTRGNLVAARIYEVDEGGNESGQSVDCMFNPFEYTVSKSNTYEEKSRNRSSTPQIEFKKSGAQTLKLNLLFDTYEADEDVSQTTNKLWKFMEPKPAQGNQKTTPPEVAFEWGVFRFVAVITQMTQKFTLFKNDGTPVRAAVDVTFTQHKDVNDYPNQNPTSGGGPIQRVWPVVMGDRLDTIATAVYGDATKWRQIATYNHITNPLALRPGTQLTIPED; this is encoded by the coding sequence ATGGCAAACACACGAGGCAATTTAGTCGCCGCTCGGATATACGAGGTGGACGAAGGCGGGAACGAGTCCGGCCAATCGGTGGACTGCATGTTCAACCCGTTTGAATACACCGTCTCCAAGTCCAACACCTACGAGGAAAAGTCTCGTAATCGCTCGTCCACGCCGCAAATCGAGTTCAAAAAGTCCGGCGCGCAAACGCTCAAGCTCAACCTGCTCTTCGACACCTACGAGGCGGACGAAGACGTCAGCCAGACGACCAACAAATTGTGGAAATTCATGGAACCCAAACCGGCGCAGGGCAACCAAAAAACCACGCCGCCGGAAGTAGCCTTTGAATGGGGCGTCTTCCGCTTTGTCGCCGTCATCACCCAGATGACCCAAAAGTTCACCCTGTTTAAGAACGACGGCACGCCCGTCCGCGCCGCCGTAGACGTGACCTTCACCCAGCACAAAGATGTCAACGACTACCCCAACCAAAACCCCACCTCCGGCGGCGGCCCCATCCAGCGCGTCTGGCCGGTGGTGATGGGCGATAGGCTGGATACGATTGCTACGGCCGTTTACGGCGACGCCACCAAATGGCGCCAAATCGCTACCTACAACCACATCACCAACCCCCTGGCCCTACGCCCAGGCACGCAGTTGACCATTCCAGAAGATTAG
- a CDS encoding GxxExxY protein, whose product MLIDEALTEQIIGAAMEVHRLLGPGLMENVYPVCLAHELDLRGVRSQREKPLPIVYKGTQLDCGSCRFRIKSGSLRCPPHPAINRRATNNAP is encoded by the coding sequence ATGTTGATTGACGAGGCATTGACGGAACAAATCATTGGCGCGGCGATGGAAGTGCATCGTTTGTTGGGGCCAGGGCTGATGGAAAATGTTTACCCGGTATGTCTGGCGCATGAATTGGATTTGCGCGGTGTGAGATCTCAGCGTGAAAAACCGCTGCCCATCGTTTACAAGGGAACACAGCTAGATTGTGGCTCTTGTAGATTTAGAATTAAGTCCGGTAGTCTGCGTTGCCCGCCCCACCCAGCGATAAATCGCCGGGCTACCAACAACGCCCCATGA
- a CDS encoding VgrG-related protein codes for MSDQPLTSQLTIKLAGAPVQQPVMAAVAEVTVDQHAYLPHMFTIRLHDPGLELLDSGPFDLTKTIEISAEDAEGSSVNLISGEITALEPRFEEGMIAELLVRGYDKSHRLYRETKSRAFLNQKDSDLAADIARSAGLQADVEATATVYDHIYQHNQSDLAFLMERAWRIGYVCYVAEGKLVFKRPSANSARVTLTWGEELLSFRPRLTLAEQVDEVVVKGWDADKQEAIVGQARNGRLYPQLGDSKNGAAWANGFGAGKLVIVDQPVVSQAEADALAAARLDELSGAFVQADGLAFRRPDITAGQLVKLEGLGQRLSGDYLVTSATHIYADDGLRTLFTVRGSRAGLLAEQSAGQEPVKRWQGVVTAVVTNADDPLQWGRIKVKFPWMADDAESDWARVVSAGAGPEAGFFCMPDVGDEVLVAFEHGEFNRPLILGGLWNGQHQEPPSVSGARNGERPLLRTWHSRTGHHITMHDNADKKIELATAAGHKVVLDDAGGKIEIKSKGGLTVILDDNGSKITIESGGQVEVKSTGNMKLQAGGNLDLQATGQVNVKGAMVNLN; via the coding sequence ATGTCTGACCAACCCCTCACCTCCCAACTTACCATCAAGCTCGCCGGGGCGCCGGTGCAGCAGCCAGTGATGGCCGCTGTCGCCGAGGTGACGGTGGACCAACATGCCTATCTGCCGCACATGTTCACCATCCGTCTGCACGACCCCGGCCTGGAACTGCTGGACAGCGGCCCCTTCGACCTGACCAAAACCATCGAAATCAGCGCCGAAGACGCCGAAGGCAGCAGCGTCAACCTCATCAGCGGCGAAATAACCGCCCTGGAACCGCGCTTCGAGGAAGGCATGATCGCCGAACTGCTGGTGCGCGGCTACGACAAATCGCACCGCCTCTACCGCGAGACGAAAAGCCGCGCCTTCCTCAACCAGAAAGACAGCGACCTGGCGGCCGACATCGCCCGCAGCGCCGGGCTGCAAGCCGACGTGGAAGCCACCGCCACCGTCTACGACCACATCTACCAGCACAACCAGTCTGACCTGGCCTTCCTGATGGAACGCGCCTGGCGTATTGGCTACGTCTGTTATGTGGCTGAGGGCAAACTGGTTTTTAAACGGCCGTCGGCCAACAGCGCCCGCGTCACCCTCACATGGGGCGAGGAGCTGCTCAGTTTCCGGCCGCGCCTCACCCTGGCAGAGCAGGTGGACGAAGTGGTGGTGAAAGGCTGGGACGCCGACAAGCAGGAGGCGATTGTGGGCCAGGCGCGCAACGGCCGTCTGTACCCCCAACTCGGCGACAGCAAAAACGGCGCTGCCTGGGCCAACGGCTTCGGCGCCGGCAAACTGGTCATCGTAGACCAGCCTGTCGTCAGCCAGGCGGAAGCCGATGCCCTGGCCGCCGCCCGGCTGGACGAACTAAGCGGCGCGTTTGTCCAGGCCGATGGGCTGGCTTTCCGCCGCCCAGACATCACCGCCGGGCAGCTTGTGAAGCTGGAAGGGCTGGGCCAACGACTGAGCGGCGATTATTTAGTGACCAGCGCCACGCATATTTACGCCGATGACGGGCTGCGCACGCTGTTTACCGTGCGCGGCTCGCGGGCTGGCCTGCTGGCCGAACAGTCGGCCGGGCAGGAACCGGTAAAACGCTGGCAGGGGGTAGTAACGGCCGTTGTCACCAACGCCGACGACCCCCTACAATGGGGCCGGATCAAGGTCAAATTCCCCTGGATGGCCGACGACGCCGAGAGTGATTGGGCGCGGGTGGTCTCTGCCGGGGCCGGGCCGGAGGCCGGTTTCTTCTGTATGCCGGACGTGGGCGACGAGGTGTTGGTGGCCTTCGAGCATGGCGAATTTAACCGCCCCCTTATTCTTGGCGGCCTGTGGAACGGCCAACACCAGGAACCGCCATCGGTAAGCGGCGCGCGCAATGGGGAACGGCCGTTGCTGCGCACCTGGCACTCCCGGACAGGCCACCACATCACCATGCACGACAACGCCGACAAAAAAATCGAACTGGCAACGGCCGCCGGCCACAAAGTTGTCCTGGACGACGCCGGTGGCAAAATTGAAATCAAAAGCAAAGGCGGCCTCACCGTCATCCTGGACGACAACGGCAGCAAAATCACCATCGAAAGCGGCGGCCAGGTCGAAGTTAAATCCACCGGCAACATGAAGCTGCAAGCCGGTGGCAACCTCGACCTGCAAGCCACCGGCCAGGTAAACGTAAAAGGCGCCATGGTGAACTTGAACTAA
- a CDS encoding GPW/gp25 family protein → MTTNIIGQGWAFPPQIGAQGGFTLTHDRNELDQAIRIILMTAPGQRVMRPTFGCRLHDLLFAPNNSHTAALARRYVEEALGMWEPRIRVHSVSARPDPDEASRLLIEISYETKATNDRRSLVYPFYLIPEE, encoded by the coding sequence ATGACGACCAACATCATCGGCCAGGGCTGGGCGTTTCCACCGCAGATTGGGGCACAGGGCGGCTTCACCCTCACCCATGACCGCAACGAACTGGATCAGGCCATCCGCATTATTCTGATGACTGCGCCGGGACAGCGGGTGATGCGCCCGACTTTTGGCTGCCGCCTGCACGATCTGCTTTTTGCGCCGAACAACAGCCACACGGCCGCTTTAGCCCGCCGCTATGTAGAAGAAGCCCTGGGCATGTGGGAGCCGCGCATCCGCGTCCACAGCGTCAGCGCCCGGCCCGATCCCGACGAGGCCTCCCGGCTGCTCATCGAAATCAGCTACGAAACCAAAGCCACCAATGACCGGCGGAGTCTGGTATATCCCTTTTATCTCATTCCAGAGGAATAA